The Dyadobacter subterraneus genome window below encodes:
- a CDS encoding helix-turn-helix domain-containing protein has product MKDQENIAGIDQYVIDFIRRLRSERSLLQEDIAGILGTTKAFISNAESNNHRAKYNLRHIDKLASHFNLSPKDFLPEKSLQSK; this is encoded by the coding sequence ATGAAAGACCAAGAAAATATCGCTGGCATTGATCAATACGTAATTGATTTTATTCGGAGGCTCCGTTCAGAAAGGAGTCTTCTACAGGAGGATATTGCAGGTATTCTGGGCACAACCAAAGCATTTATAAGTAATGCGGAGAGTAATAACCACAGAGCAAAGTATAATCTTCGACATATTGATAAGTTGGCGAGTCATTTCAATTTATCACCGAAGGATTTTTTACCAGAAAAATCTTTGCAGTCAAAATAG
- a CDS encoding relaxase/mobilization nuclease domain-containing protein, which yields MIGKVGLGRYAKGILQYCYYDKQLTAKQISELGPKDVRGELVYIQNLALQKLPDGRFDINNLSKQFLDNSGKNRRLTKFIWHQSFSFAPGENPGNDKITQIAMEFAKDFGFEDNQMAVFLHTDKAHRHFHIAANRINYNGKNTADHFNNYARVGKFCRKMELELGLQITPEMHLTAENKDKPRQTADQALLKLKNTIDSILPNVSTMQQLSTELQKQGVKTFIKRGVTFINTKNGMKVKGSDIGREYSFANLEKRLGVIQTMEKSKSAELSLTRQRKRGLSI from the coding sequence ATGATAGGAAAGGTTGGACTGGGCAGGTATGCCAAAGGGATTTTGCAGTACTGCTACTATGACAAGCAGCTAACGGCAAAACAGATTAGTGAACTTGGGCCGAAGGATGTAAGAGGGGAGCTTGTCTACATTCAGAACCTGGCGCTTCAAAAGCTTCCGGATGGAAGATTTGACATCAACAATCTATCAAAGCAGTTTCTGGATAATAGCGGTAAGAACAGAAGACTCACCAAATTCATCTGGCATCAGTCGTTTAGTTTTGCGCCGGGAGAGAATCCGGGAAATGATAAGATCACCCAGATTGCTATGGAGTTTGCAAAAGACTTCGGATTTGAAGATAACCAGATGGCAGTGTTCCTTCATACAGATAAGGCGCACCGTCATTTTCACATCGCTGCGAACCGGATTAATTACAACGGAAAGAATACGGCTGATCATTTTAATAATTATGCAAGGGTTGGTAAATTCTGCCGGAAGATGGAGTTGGAACTTGGTCTTCAGATTACACCGGAAATGCATCTGACGGCTGAGAATAAAGACAAGCCCCGCCAGACGGCTGATCAGGCGCTTCTGAAATTGAAGAATACAATTGACAGTATCTTGCCAAATGTTTCCACCATGCAGCAGTTGAGCACCGAACTGCAAAAGCAAGGCGTGAAAACTTTCATCAAACGCGGTGTTACTTTCATTAACACCAAAAATGGAATGAAAGTGAAGGGTTCAGATATCGGAAGGGAATATTCATTCGCAAATCTGGAAAAGCGCCTTGGCGTAATTCAAACCATGGAAAAAAGTAAATCGGCTGAACTAAGTTTGACGAGACAGCGGAAGAGAGGATTGAGTATTTGA
- a CDS encoding helix-turn-helix domain-containing protein, translated as MTQAGYGKIERDESEVSYPRLVRIAEILKVKVEDIMNFNEKMIFNVTHNQVG; from the coding sequence ATGACTCAAGCCGGATATGGTAAGATCGAAAGAGACGAATCCGAAGTAAGCTACCCTAGACTGGTTAGAATTGCTGAAATTCTTAAGGTGAAAGTTGAAGATATAATGAACTTCAATGAGAAAATGATTTTTAACGTTACCCACAATCAAGTGGGTTAA
- a CDS encoding adenine-specific methyltransferase EcoRI family protein: MTDTLRQSRILNNPCFQELNTTKNGIFSTRNQDFQQAKQGKNDEFYTSLEDIELEMIHYTNYFKGKVIYCNCDDPQESNFFRYFYNNFEELGLKKLITACYRSQNADLFDNKISEKAVYLEYSGRQNVNKISKDELIHTKQFKGDGDFRSAESIELLQQADVVVTNPPFSLFKEYCAQLVKYKKKFVIIGNMNAVTYVSVFPLIQNNELWYGPSIRSGDREFRVPSNYPLAASGTRKDEHGNKYVRVKGVRWFTNIDFQSRHIDLPLEKSYSPSTNPKYANCDAIEVSKSKDIPYDFDGLMGVPISFLDQYNPDQFEILGSSRSLSRPMSEIAEKGTYSQGGPRFYLPNGDGTYRRMYERIIIKKKQ, translated from the coding sequence ATGACAGATACTCTTAGACAGAGCCGGATCCTTAACAACCCTTGTTTTCAGGAGTTGAATACTACGAAAAATGGAATTTTCTCTACTCGAAATCAAGATTTTCAACAAGCTAAACAAGGGAAGAATGACGAGTTCTATACATCCCTTGAAGATATCGAGCTTGAGATGATTCATTACACCAACTACTTTAAGGGAAAGGTTATTTATTGTAATTGTGATGATCCACAGGAGAGTAATTTCTTTCGTTATTTCTATAACAACTTTGAGGAACTTGGTTTAAAGAAGCTAATAACAGCATGTTATCGAAGCCAAAACGCAGATTTGTTTGATAACAAGATATCAGAGAAAGCGGTATACTTGGAGTATAGTGGTAGGCAAAATGTGAATAAGATTTCAAAAGATGAACTGATACACACCAAGCAATTTAAAGGGGATGGCGATTTCCGTAGCGCTGAAAGTATCGAATTATTACAACAAGCAGATGTGGTAGTAACAAATCCGCCGTTCTCACTTTTTAAGGAGTATTGTGCTCAGTTAGTAAAGTACAAAAAGAAGTTCGTAATCATAGGAAATATGAATGCTGTGACGTATGTAAGTGTCTTTCCGTTAATTCAAAATAATGAGTTGTGGTATGGGCCGAGTATCCGAAGTGGAGACAGGGAGTTTCGTGTACCATCTAATTACCCACTTGCAGCATCTGGAACTAGGAAAGATGAGCATGGTAATAAATATGTTCGGGTTAAAGGAGTGCGTTGGTTTACTAACATCGATTTTCAAAGTAGACACATAGACCTTCCTCTTGAAAAAAGTTATTCTCCTAGTACAAACCCAAAATATGCAAACTGTGATGCGATAGAGGTTAGTAAAAGTAAAGATATACCGTATGACTTCGACGGTCTGATGGGAGTACCTATTTCTTTCTTAGACCAATACAATCCTGATCAATTTGAGATACTTGGGTCTAGTAGATCTTTAAGCCGGCCAATGTCTGAGATAGCTGAAAAAGGCACCTATTCACAAGGAGGACCACGCTTTTATTTACCCAATGGTGATGGCACTTATCGCCGAATGTATGAGCGTATAATTATTAAAAAGAAACAGTAA
- a CDS encoding DNA adenine methylase, translating into MSFRYLGNKTKLSEWIVGEISRVIPAGSSIADPMCGTASVSLALAQAGYSVTAADALAFPVIHARSRLLAKQAPAFKAFGGYDRALNWLRSIPPTEGYFFREFGNAGSPANGRQPRLYFSASNAARIDGIRESIRDLARSGAISKLEHSLLLHSLILSTNKIANISGTYGYFLKELSKNAHQAITFEPLHFEQTPGNHSVVLGTIEEHASSICADAVYLDPPYTKRQYAGNYHILETLAQEDEPIAQGDGGLRPWEKQASDFCYRRSAGKAFRKTLEQLSAPHVFISYSQDGQVHEDELLAILNDFGKVTIHEKLHNRYRSNNKAKEGILLERLYHVEKY; encoded by the coding sequence ATGTCATTTCGTTATCTTGGTAACAAAACAAAGCTTTCAGAATGGATAGTTGGAGAGATAAGTAGGGTTATTCCTGCTGGCTCATCAATTGCGGATCCAATGTGTGGTACTGCTTCTGTCTCATTAGCCTTGGCGCAAGCTGGTTACTCAGTTACAGCTGCTGATGCTCTCGCTTTTCCTGTTATCCATGCTAGATCTCGCTTATTAGCTAAGCAGGCACCAGCTTTCAAAGCTTTTGGTGGATACGATAGAGCACTTAATTGGCTACGGTCAATCCCACCTACAGAAGGATATTTCTTTAGAGAATTTGGTAATGCCGGTAGCCCTGCTAATGGTCGGCAGCCTCGATTATATTTCTCCGCTTCTAATGCCGCACGTATTGATGGAATTCGAGAAAGTATAAGGGATCTTGCAAGGTCTGGCGCCATTAGTAAACTTGAACACAGTTTATTGCTTCACAGCTTAATTCTGTCAACCAATAAAATTGCAAACATAAGTGGTACTTATGGCTATTTCTTAAAAGAACTATCCAAAAATGCTCATCAGGCAATTACGTTCGAACCACTCCATTTTGAGCAAACCCCAGGCAATCATTCTGTAGTACTGGGAACTATTGAAGAACATGCTTCAAGTATTTGTGCAGATGCTGTATATCTAGATCCTCCTTATACAAAACGGCAATATGCTGGGAACTATCACATTCTTGAAACTTTGGCTCAAGAGGATGAACCGATTGCTCAAGGCGATGGTGGTCTCCGCCCGTGGGAAAAGCAAGCATCAGACTTTTGTTACCGTCGCTCTGCTGGTAAGGCTTTTCGTAAAACTCTGGAACAACTCAGTGCTCCTCATGTATTTATATCTTACAGCCAAGATGGTCAAGTTCATGAAGATGAACTTCTTGCAATTTTGAATGATTTTGGAAAAGTGACAATACACGAGAAATTACACAATCGATATCGCAGTAACAATAAGGCGAAAGAAGGCATTTTATTGGAGCGTCTTTATCATGTAGAGAAGTATTAA
- a CDS encoding plasmid mobilization protein, which yields MEKKQKGRPPKGERTAKREHFSVWVSKEEKELINQKIERSGLSASQFFLTQVLDVPLKRPQIKTLPDKTAELYKVLRMLSGQFAVAVLRASQADMLSKQWQESSQNISLISKLLMQWVYEDFEVRSFRQILIEIRDWTGQLYIYLEKMLPSGEGKTAALETTSRLFHKSRELLEKYEAHYLKQEVPSDLAIWQDDKPDPRIPVHGVIRETMEQLLKQRKS from the coding sequence ATGGAAAAGAAACAAAAAGGCAGACCGCCGAAAGGGGAGAGGACTGCTAAAAGAGAACATTTTTCGGTATGGGTCAGTAAAGAAGAAAAAGAGCTGATCAATCAGAAAATTGAAAGAAGCGGGCTTTCAGCCAGTCAGTTCTTTTTAACCCAGGTCCTGGATGTGCCATTGAAAAGACCTCAGATTAAAACGCTGCCTGATAAAACAGCGGAACTCTACAAAGTGCTCAGGATGCTGAGCGGCCAGTTTGCCGTAGCGGTGCTACGGGCCAGTCAGGCCGATATGCTTTCCAAACAGTGGCAAGAGAGTAGCCAGAATATTTCACTGATCTCAAAGCTTCTGATGCAGTGGGTGTATGAGGATTTTGAAGTACGATCATTCCGGCAGATACTTATAGAAATCAGGGACTGGACGGGGCAGCTTTACATTTATCTGGAAAAGATGCTGCCAAGTGGAGAAGGTAAAACTGCTGCGCTTGAAACGACATCCAGACTTTTTCATAAAAGCAGGGAGCTTCTTGAAAAGTATGAAGCGCATTACCTGAAACAGGAAGTGCCAAGCGATCTGGCCATTTGGCAGGACGATAAACCAGATCCTAGAATTCCGGTGCATGGTGTGATTAGAGAAACAATGGAGCAGTTATTAAAACAACGGAAATCATGA
- a CDS encoding AAA family ATPase — MTDKLGNILRSWDKGRNVLLYGPPATGKTRLISELFQVLKTTPESKEGIILDPDDAETPFSRPEQVLPIPQPVKVVWTTFHQSYGYEDFVLGLRPEMTGSGTELKPFAGVFLDAALELSDTTSEYNSVVIFIDEINRGNAARIFGEFMTFLDFDYRKDGRVPLPLPLRQLKYIDGKSEKIYRAEGQEAEIPIGFPFPKHIYIVATMNSVDRAAVPIDSALARRFDRIEMRPNLSVLAHQWGLDESLIPTPIDDNWQNLSPFETAYLLLDRLNLAIAADLGPEFELGHGLLTQLATSDSPENVIWQDLAKAWDEVIYPQLEDRYSGRPEQLIELLRVDTPPLSGSYAWALRTKLGSSIQARTLTPVRVNELNPEEIKRSFRWLTR, encoded by the coding sequence ATGACAGATAAACTTGGGAATATTCTCAGATCGTGGGATAAAGGGCGAAACGTACTCTTGTATGGCCCACCCGCAACAGGCAAAACACGGCTTATAAGTGAGTTGTTTCAAGTTTTGAAAACAACACCTGAGAGCAAGGAAGGTATCATTCTTGATCCCGATGATGCAGAAACTCCATTTAGCAGGCCAGAGCAAGTTCTGCCTATACCTCAGCCTGTGAAAGTTGTATGGACTACATTCCACCAATCTTATGGTTATGAAGATTTTGTACTAGGTTTAAGACCTGAAATGACAGGGTCTGGCACAGAGCTTAAACCGTTTGCTGGAGTTTTCCTTGATGCTGCATTAGAATTGTCAGACACTACATCAGAGTATAATTCAGTTGTAATCTTTATCGATGAAATTAACCGAGGTAATGCGGCTCGCATCTTTGGTGAGTTTATGACATTTCTCGATTTCGATTACCGTAAAGATGGCCGTGTTCCCCTTCCTCTTCCCCTTAGGCAGCTTAAGTACATAGACGGCAAAAGTGAGAAAATTTACCGGGCAGAAGGGCAAGAAGCTGAGATTCCTATTGGATTTCCATTTCCTAAGCATATTTATATTGTGGCAACAATGAACAGTGTTGACCGGGCAGCTGTACCAATTGATAGCGCTCTTGCACGTAGGTTCGATCGAATTGAAATGAGACCAAATCTATCTGTACTTGCACACCAATGGGGTTTGGATGAGAGTTTAATTCCCACACCTATTGATGATAACTGGCAAAACTTAAGCCCTTTTGAAACTGCATATCTGCTTCTTGACCGTTTGAACCTAGCCATTGCAGCTGATCTCGGTCCAGAGTTTGAGCTTGGTCATGGCCTACTTACTCAATTGGCAACTAGTGATTCACCTGAAAATGTTATATGGCAAGATTTAGCCAAGGCATGGGATGAAGTTATTTACCCTCAACTTGAAGATAGATATTCAGGGAGGCCAGAACAATTGATTGAATTACTTCGCGTTGATACTCCCCCATTATCTGGTAGTTATGCTTGGGCACTTCGAACTAAACTGGGTAGCAGCATACAGGCTAGAACACTCACGCCAGTTCGTGTTAATGAATTGAACCCTGAAGAAATAAAAAGGTCATTTAGGTGGCTGACTCGTTAA
- the grrM gene encoding cyclophane-forming radical SAM/SPASM peptide maturase GrrM/OscB — translation MDEKIFLLKDIRPTSLVVFQATSFCNINCSYCYLPNRDKRNNISIETIQKTFEFLLTSGLIGERLSILWHMGEPLSAGIQFYERAFKIIDRLLPSTTKFHHSFQTNGVLLNHNWCDFIIKHKIQMGVSIDGPKFLHDKNRLCRNGLGSFDLVMNGINCLKKYQINFSTISVLSYESLSYPKEIFDFFNNLDTINSGFNVEEIEGINKTSSLQTPLAQNKIRNFYEIFYDCWEKNDKLDMMREFKKVKRYIHNFPSKFKFGQSTRRADNYPFKMLNVLYNGDLSTYSPELADIDQKFVLGNVYDTTLEEILDSEKFINLSKQVERGVSQCRDICSYFNLCGGGAPSNKYFENGTFDSTESMSCKYNTQMPIDVVLEKMENSYK, via the coding sequence ATGGATGAAAAGATTTTCCTTTTGAAGGATATTCGCCCAACTTCTCTGGTCGTATTTCAAGCAACATCTTTTTGCAATATTAATTGTAGCTACTGCTACTTACCAAACAGAGATAAGAGGAACAACATAAGTATTGAAACTATTCAAAAGACCTTTGAATTTTTACTAACTTCAGGTTTAATTGGTGAAAGATTATCTATTTTGTGGCATATGGGAGAACCTCTTTCTGCAGGCATCCAATTTTACGAAAGGGCTTTTAAAATAATAGACAGACTTTTACCGAGTACTACCAAATTTCATCATAGCTTTCAAACAAATGGGGTGCTCTTAAATCATAACTGGTGTGATTTTATTATTAAACATAAGATTCAAATGGGCGTAAGCATTGATGGCCCAAAGTTTTTACATGATAAAAATCGTTTGTGTAGAAATGGACTGGGATCCTTTGATTTAGTAATGAACGGTATTAATTGTTTAAAGAAATACCAGATAAATTTTAGTACAATATCTGTACTAAGTTATGAATCGTTATCATATCCTAAGGAAATATTTGACTTTTTCAATAATCTAGATACTATTAACTCTGGTTTTAATGTAGAAGAAATTGAAGGGATTAATAAAACATCTTCACTACAGACGCCCCTTGCCCAGAATAAAATACGAAATTTTTATGAGATATTTTATGACTGCTGGGAGAAAAACGACAAGTTAGACATGATGCGTGAGTTCAAGAAGGTCAAGAGATACATACATAACTTTCCTAGCAAATTCAAATTCGGCCAATCTACCAGGCGGGCTGATAATTATCCTTTCAAGATGTTAAATGTACTTTACAATGGAGATTTATCAACCTATTCTCCTGAGTTAGCAGATATTGATCAGAAGTTTGTACTTGGAAATGTGTATGATACAACACTGGAGGAAATACTAGATAGTGAGAAGTTTATAAATTTGAGCAAGCAAGTGGAAAGGGGGGTTAGCCAATGTCGAGACATATGTAGTTATTTTAATTTATGCGGTGGCGGAGCGCCATCAAATAAATACTTTGAAAATGGGACATTCGATTCAACGGAATCAATGTCCTGCAAATATAATACGCAAATGCCGATAGATGTTGTTTTAGAGAAGATGGAGAATAGTTATAAATAG
- a CDS encoding RNA polymerase sigma factor gives MGSHQISPDNDKAHEHLILFNRGDERAMNFVYRKSFNNLMYFGQTLIKDEFLVSCILHECYMKAWDYREKMESLPHIYRFIRMNLRWQILRHIEKSRHTIYGQTLFLDHLEKRIGDFEDLIEDKETGEEEIKKLDMATESMQYLSTDSRQIVTLYFQNGFTYEQIADRLGKSPFQISEQLNKSVKHIKSIVHISKKEVKNNSVRSIDLQAEILDSQQSKIYDLRKNHKLSFTDIGNKLGLPQTQVQQQYIKAHQLLQSRSVQKSNYRF, from the coding sequence ATGGGTTCGCATCAAATATCCCCTGATAACGACAAGGCCCACGAACACCTAATTCTTTTCAACCGTGGTGATGAACGGGCTATGAATTTTGTCTACCGGAAATCGTTTAATAATCTCATGTATTTTGGGCAGACCCTTATAAAGGATGAATTTTTAGTTAGCTGTATTCTTCATGAATGTTATATGAAAGCATGGGACTATCGCGAAAAAATGGAAAGCCTTCCCCACATTTATAGATTCATTCGTATGAATCTCCGCTGGCAGATTCTACGGCATATTGAAAAGTCTCGTCATACCATATACGGACAAACGCTGTTTTTAGACCACCTTGAGAAAAGAATCGGTGATTTCGAAGACCTGATAGAAGACAAAGAAACTGGGGAGGAAGAAATTAAGAAGCTAGACATGGCCACGGAAAGTATGCAGTATCTTTCTACTGATTCACGGCAAATCGTTACACTTTATTTTCAAAATGGCTTTACGTACGAACAGATTGCAGACCGGTTAGGAAAAAGCCCTTTCCAGATTTCAGAACAACTAAACAAAAGTGTCAAGCATATTAAAAGCATAGTCCATATATCAAAAAAGGAGGTCAAAAATAATTCAGTAAGAAGCATCGACCTCCAAGCAGAAATTCTAGATTCTCAACAGTCAAAAATCTACGACCTTAGAAAAAACCACAAATTGTCCTTCACTGATATTGGAAATAAATTAGGACTTCCCCAGACCCAGGTCCAACAGCAATATATTAAGGCGCATCAATTACTGCAAAGTCGTTCTGTTCAAAAGTCAAATTACCGGTTTTAG
- a CDS encoding helix-turn-helix domain-containing protein, protein MNVELITREDLRQFKTELLEEFKTIVSKAKPSPHGRWLKSAQVRELLKISPGTLLNLRVNGHLRYTKVGGSFYYQYEDIELMLAKGPSKKR, encoded by the coding sequence ATGAATGTAGAATTGATCACCAGGGAAGACTTGCGGCAGTTTAAAACTGAACTTCTCGAAGAATTCAAAACCATTGTCTCAAAGGCGAAGCCCTCACCGCATGGCAGGTGGCTTAAAAGCGCCCAGGTAAGAGAGCTCTTAAAGATCTCGCCAGGAACACTTTTGAACCTGCGTGTCAATGGGCACCTGCGTTACACGAAAGTGGGCGGCAGCTTTTACTACCAGTATGAGGACATCGAGCTCATGCTGGCAAAAGGGCCATCTAAAAAGCGCTAA
- a CDS encoding helix-turn-helix domain-containing protein gives MNQSSKTLLKKIASIRKANNVKAEDLAFLLDMPGETYKKLERGTGEVTLSQVFKIAEILKISAGILFDEI, from the coding sequence ATGAATCAATCATCCAAAACTCTTTTAAAGAAAATAGCATCTATTAGGAAAGCTAACAATGTTAAAGCGGAAGATTTGGCGTTCCTATTAGATATGCCTGGCGAAACGTATAAAAAGTTGGAAAGAGGAACGGGTGAGGTTACTTTGTCTCAAGTATTTAAAATTGCTGAAATCCTAAAAATTTCAGCAGGCATCTTATTTGATGAAATATAA
- a CDS encoding 5-methylcytosine restriction system specificity protein McrC, whose translation MADSLMTHNRIRLQEYGEPVVLRAGDININTLIEASNRWRKILGLSGEPFKVENIGNGQIQLRAEAVTGVVRVGNVDIEIAPKFLDSTEGSWQSILWQILMVVEGGHLDDSLTSAHHGTALGIPDLLAEMFLASYAKGAARGLSRSYLSEQNQGTSLRGAFDISRISEWVSRPWIVPYIADYFTDDTTLTRLLRWSANCLAATVKLPSRAKALREIEASLAHVGKRPPHLIEARRTQLGAQHQGLEAARMVGLLLLEGAGVTHASGEHALSGFLWNSDTIYENYIFWLCQRAANQRRMKVTKNEVIFGQILNGEGSKLKTTPDVVFRNETGMAVAVADAKYKLLGSRPKASDIYQVFTAGHILGCQKVSLTYPSSNNRELTVWRIPSALGGKDIMLTALPINLMSLSMADGQKTLIDTISSWLSIE comes from the coding sequence GTGGCTGACTCGTTAATGACACACAACCGAATTCGACTCCAAGAGTATGGAGAACCTGTTGTTCTTCGAGCTGGTGATATAAATATCAATACTTTAATCGAAGCAAGTAATCGATGGAGAAAGATTCTAGGCCTTTCTGGTGAGCCGTTTAAGGTGGAAAACATTGGGAATGGGCAAATTCAATTGCGTGCAGAGGCTGTAACCGGTGTTGTACGAGTAGGAAATGTCGATATTGAGATAGCTCCAAAGTTCTTAGATTCTACCGAAGGTAGTTGGCAAAGCATACTATGGCAAATACTAATGGTCGTTGAAGGTGGACATCTTGATGACAGTTTAACATCAGCTCACCACGGTACGGCTTTAGGAATACCTGACCTTCTCGCAGAAATGTTCTTAGCATCCTATGCCAAAGGTGCGGCACGTGGTTTATCTCGCAGTTATTTATCAGAACAAAACCAAGGTACTAGCTTGCGGGGTGCATTCGATATATCCCGTATCAGTGAGTGGGTTTCGCGCCCTTGGATTGTACCATACATAGCTGACTACTTTACAGATGATACCACCTTAACAAGATTACTTCGTTGGTCCGCAAATTGTCTTGCAGCAACAGTTAAGTTACCAAGTCGGGCTAAGGCGTTGCGTGAGATTGAAGCAAGCCTTGCTCATGTAGGCAAGCGTCCGCCTCATCTTATAGAAGCACGAAGAACTCAACTTGGAGCCCAGCACCAGGGGCTTGAAGCTGCGAGAATGGTAGGGTTATTACTATTAGAAGGAGCAGGCGTAACTCATGCTAGTGGTGAGCATGCTCTATCAGGTTTTTTATGGAATTCAGATACAATTTATGAAAACTACATCTTCTGGCTATGTCAACGGGCAGCGAATCAACGGAGAATGAAGGTCACTAAGAATGAAGTGATTTTTGGCCAGATTCTAAATGGAGAAGGTAGCAAGCTTAAGACAACTCCAGATGTAGTTTTTCGTAATGAAACTGGCATGGCTGTCGCGGTGGCTGATGCTAAATACAAGCTATTGGGATCTCGCCCGAAAGCATCAGATATTTATCAAGTATTCACCGCAGGCCATATTCTTGGCTGTCAAAAAGTTTCGCTGACTTACCCTTCCTCGAACAATCGAGAACTTACAGTTTGGCGTATTCCTTCTGCATTAGGCGGTAAAGATATTATGTTAACAGCCCTACCAATTAATTTGATGAGTCTGTCAATGGCCGATGGTCAGAAAACATTAATAGATACTATCAGTTCTTGGTTAAGTATTGAATGA
- a CDS encoding penicillin-insensitive murein endopeptidase — protein MIKIGTIIANNQVIKTEFEEFKKISCAPLTAESHLNLYHTSVKTHVAKISKIISSLSMYSLDMAEFTSAINGCTAYIASIPQNLCIGPLNAVAYDAINIAVNQGNNLVKQGISVFERNLSQFSLGVFPLLQQIISACQLVNNESRDFTAVSEAIERYNNFTVPYSVDIWNLSPTIKKLADQLNTLSAQADQSPGAALFQIETNFEKEVDIIVQQSKYAKEALIQWESKDGEAGYQSYLDLMRYTEETLIPQLEEFLKNIPLTPRINASTELAKIAVEYVVQNYNTFPVFTALPPSDDEFPHYTYGNPKRKFGQSEIIEVLKTVCLAYFHLTGNKLWIGDMQLEHGGRIGTHVSHKLGLDADIDVIEVGDVPNINRPLAINTAQIFLQSGATLVFYADHNVVNTVNEWALENEIKGHLSHEPDHTKHFHLRVG, from the coding sequence ATGATCAAAATAGGCACGATCATAGCTAACAATCAAGTGATTAAGACAGAATTTGAAGAATTTAAAAAAATTAGTTGCGCACCGCTTACAGCTGAAAGCCATCTTAATCTCTATCATACTAGTGTCAAAACGCATGTTGCTAAAATTTCCAAAATTATTAGCTCATTATCAATGTACAGTTTGGATATGGCTGAGTTTACTTCTGCAATAAATGGTTGTACCGCTTACATCGCTTCTATTCCTCAAAATTTGTGTATAGGTCCTTTAAATGCTGTTGCCTATGATGCCATTAATATTGCTGTTAATCAAGGCAATAACTTAGTAAAGCAAGGAATTTCAGTTTTCGAAAGAAATCTTTCTCAATTTTCTCTAGGTGTCTTTCCATTGTTGCAACAAATAATATCAGCTTGTCAATTGGTAAATAATGAAAGTAGAGATTTTACAGCGGTATCCGAAGCTATTGAACGTTATAATAATTTCACCGTACCTTATTCGGTCGACATTTGGAATCTTTCACCAACAATTAAGAAACTTGCGGATCAGCTTAATACTTTAAGTGCTCAGGCTGATCAATCGCCAGGAGCAGCTCTTTTTCAGATTGAAACTAATTTTGAAAAGGAGGTTGATATTATAGTGCAACAATCAAAATATGCCAAGGAGGCTCTAATTCAATGGGAAAGTAAAGATGGTGAAGCTGGGTACCAAAGCTATCTTGATCTAATGCGTTATACAGAAGAGACACTTATACCACAATTAGAAGAGTTTTTAAAAAATATTCCTCTCACTCCTCGGATTAATGCTTCTACTGAGCTGGCTAAAATAGCAGTTGAGTATGTGGTTCAAAACTACAATACTTTTCCAGTATTTACCGCTTTGCCTCCTTCCGATGATGAATTCCCCCATTATACATACGGTAATCCTAAAAGGAAATTTGGACAAAGTGAAATTATTGAAGTTTTAAAAACAGTATGTTTAGCATACTTTCATTTAACCGGTAATAAACTATGGATTGGCGATATGCAACTCGAACATGGCGGTCGGATAGGTACTCACGTCTCTCATAAACTCGGTCTTGATGCTGACATCGATGTCATAGAAGTTGGAGATGTACCTAATATTAACAGACCACTTGCAATTAATACTGCACAGATATTTTTACAGTCTGGCGCAACATTAGTATTCTATGCCGACCATAATGTTGTAAATACAGTTAATGAATGGGCTCTTGAAAATGAAATTAAAGGTCATCTATCACATGAACCGGACCATACTAAACATTTTCATCTGCGTGTAGGTTAG